One region of Takifugu flavidus isolate HTHZ2018 chromosome 14, ASM371156v2, whole genome shotgun sequence genomic DNA includes:
- the LOC130538130 gene encoding phosphatidylinositol-binding clathrin assembly protein-like isoform X2 encodes MSGQSLTDRIAAAQHSMTGSAISKAVCKATTHEVSGPKKKHLDYLIHCTNELNVSIPHLADTLLERTSSNSWIVVFKALITTHHLMMYGNERLMQYVASRNALFNLNNFLDKAALQGYKMSTFIRRYSRYLNEKATSYRTAAVDFTKMKRGADGVMRTMNTEKLIKTLPTIQNQLDALLDFQPNSNELTNGVINTAFMLLFKDSIRLFAAYNEGVINMLEKYFDMKKNQCKEALEIYKTFLNRMTKLSEFLKVAERVGIDQGDSPDLTQAPSSLLEALEQHLASLEGRKLKDLSIASRSSTLSSAVSSLSSTGLSLSCIEDKTEDNRLQQHKDDGHKMNDIQTPNASPSTQSVGSGHSSGGATDLFSNSTIVPVNNHVANLSGELFTLQPNFCPIQTTHTVSNNNNNAWGGDLLKPAPPPQIHSPGAPLHCGKMLPGDLDSSLANLVGNLQFGGTPAKKPELQWSQLVEKKPTGGGGWQSKTMCTSTNWTHATHPMAPAPMPVPQMNGMIYTGYAPAPMAFPMTTPQVPVYGMLPPQMSHQMGGVPMMPPQPVMYNQPVLRPTNPFGPIPGTQMHFM; translated from the exons ATGTCGGGACAGTCTCTGACAGACCGGATCGCCGCCGCGCAGCACAGCATGACCGGTTCTGCCATCAGCAAAGCCGTCTGCAAGGCCACGACGCACGAAGTCAGCGGACCCAAGAAGAAACACCTTGACT ACCTGATTCACTGCACCAATGAGCTGAACGTCAGCATCCCCCACCTGGCAGACACCTTGCTGGAGCGCACCTCCAGCAACAGCTGGATTGTGGTTTTCAAAGCGCTCATCACCACCCACCACCTCATGATGTACGGCAACGAG AGATTGATGCAGTACGTCGCCTCCAGAAATGCGCTGTTCAACCTCAACAACTTCCTCGATAAGGCGGCGCTACAAG GGTATAAAATGTCCACTTTCATCAGACGCTACAGTCGTTACCTGAACGAAAAAGCAACATCCTACAGAACAGCAGCCGTGGACTTCACCAAGATGAAGAGAGG GGCCGATGGTGTGATGCGCACAATGAACACTGAGAAGTTAATTAAAACTCTGCCCACAATACAGAACCAGCTAGATGCGCTGCTGGATTTCCAG CCCAACTCCAATGAGCTGACCAATGGCGTGATCAACACAGCCTTCATGCTGCTGTTCAAAGACTCCATTCGCCTTTTTGCGGCCTACAATGAAGGAGTCATCAACATGCTGG AGAAATACTTTGACATGAAGAAGAACCAGTGCAAAGAAGCCCTGGAAATCTACAAGACTTTCCTCAACAGGATGACCAAGTTGTCTGAGTTCCTGAAGGTGGCAGAG CGAGTTGGGATAGATCAGGGCGACAGCCCCGATCTCACACAG GCCCCCAGTTCTCTCTTAGAGGCTCTGGAGCAGCATCTAGCCTCCCTGGAAGGCAGGAAGCTCAAGGATCTATCCATCGCCAGCAG ATCCAGCACTTTGTCTAGTGCAgtgtcctctctgtccagcaCTGGACTCTCTCTCAGCTGTATTgaggacaaaacagaagacaacagactgcagcagcacaaG GATGATGGCCACAAGATGAACGATATTCAGACACCCAACGCGTCGCCCAGCACCCAGTCAGTGGGCAGTGGTCACAGCAGCGGAGGAGCCACAGACCTGTTCTCCAACTCAACCATTGTACCGGTCAACAACCA TGTTGCAAACCTGAGTGGTGAACTGTTCACCCTGCAGCCCAACTTCTGCCCCATCCAGACCACACACACTGtgtccaacaacaacaacaacgcctGGGGAG GTGACTTGCTaaaaccagcccccccccctcaaatcCACAGTCCTGGGGCCCCACTGCACTGTGGGAAAATGCTGCCGGGCGACTTAGACTCTTCATTAGCCAACCTCGTTGGAA ACCTTCAGTTTGGGGGGACGCCAGCTAAAAA ACCAGAGCTCCAGTGGAGCCAGCTGGTGGAGAAGAAGCCGACAGGAGGGGGCGGCTGGCAGTCAAAGACAATGTGCACCAGCACCAACTGGACTCATGCCACCCATCCCATGGCGCCTGCCCCCATGCCTGTCCCTCAGATG AATGGGATGATCTACACTGGCTAC GCTCCAGCACCAATGGCTTTTCCTATGACAACACCCCAAGTGCCTGTGTATGGAATG CTCCCTCCTCAGATGAGTCATCAAATGGGGGGGGTTCCCATGATGCCCCCACAGCCTGTTATGTACAACCAGCCAGTCCTGAGACCCACCAACCCCTTTGGGCCCATACCAGGGACCCAG ATGCACTTCATGTAG
- the LOC130538130 gene encoding phosphatidylinositol-binding clathrin assembly protein-like isoform X5: MSGQSLTDRIAAAQHSMTGSAISKAVCKATTHEVSGPKKKHLDYLIHCTNELNVSIPHLADTLLERTSSNSWIVVFKALITTHHLMMYGNERLMQYVASRNALFNLNNFLDKAALQGYKMSTFIRRYSRYLNEKATSYRTAAVDFTKMKRGADGVMRTMNTEKLIKTLPTIQNQLDALLDFQPNSNELTNGVINTAFMLLFKDSIRLFAAYNEGVINMLEKYFDMKKNQCKEALEIYKTFLNRMTKLSEFLKVAEAPSSLLEALEQHLASLEGRKLKDLSIASSTGLSLSCIEDKTEDNRLQQHKDDGHKMNDIQTPNASPSTQSVGSGHSSGGATDLFSNSTIVPVNNHVANLSGELFTLQPNFCPIQTTHTVSNNNNNAWGGDLLKPAPPPQIHSPGAPLHCGKMLPGDLDSSLANLVGNLQFGGTPAKKPELQWSQLVEKKPTGGGGWQSKTMCTSTNWTHATHPMAPAPMPVPQMNGMIYTGYAPAPMAFPMTTPQVPVYGMFAPHKLPPQMSHQMGGVPMMPPQPVMYNQPVLRPTNPFGPIPGTQMHFM; the protein is encoded by the exons ATGTCGGGACAGTCTCTGACAGACCGGATCGCCGCCGCGCAGCACAGCATGACCGGTTCTGCCATCAGCAAAGCCGTCTGCAAGGCCACGACGCACGAAGTCAGCGGACCCAAGAAGAAACACCTTGACT ACCTGATTCACTGCACCAATGAGCTGAACGTCAGCATCCCCCACCTGGCAGACACCTTGCTGGAGCGCACCTCCAGCAACAGCTGGATTGTGGTTTTCAAAGCGCTCATCACCACCCACCACCTCATGATGTACGGCAACGAG AGATTGATGCAGTACGTCGCCTCCAGAAATGCGCTGTTCAACCTCAACAACTTCCTCGATAAGGCGGCGCTACAAG GGTATAAAATGTCCACTTTCATCAGACGCTACAGTCGTTACCTGAACGAAAAAGCAACATCCTACAGAACAGCAGCCGTGGACTTCACCAAGATGAAGAGAGG GGCCGATGGTGTGATGCGCACAATGAACACTGAGAAGTTAATTAAAACTCTGCCCACAATACAGAACCAGCTAGATGCGCTGCTGGATTTCCAG CCCAACTCCAATGAGCTGACCAATGGCGTGATCAACACAGCCTTCATGCTGCTGTTCAAAGACTCCATTCGCCTTTTTGCGGCCTACAATGAAGGAGTCATCAACATGCTGG AGAAATACTTTGACATGAAGAAGAACCAGTGCAAAGAAGCCCTGGAAATCTACAAGACTTTCCTCAACAGGATGACCAAGTTGTCTGAGTTCCTGAAGGTGGCAGAG GCCCCCAGTTCTCTCTTAGAGGCTCTGGAGCAGCATCTAGCCTCCCTGGAAGGCAGGAAGCTCAAGGATCTATCCATCGCCAGCAG caCTGGACTCTCTCTCAGCTGTATTgaggacaaaacagaagacaacagactgcagcagcacaaG GATGATGGCCACAAGATGAACGATATTCAGACACCCAACGCGTCGCCCAGCACCCAGTCAGTGGGCAGTGGTCACAGCAGCGGAGGAGCCACAGACCTGTTCTCCAACTCAACCATTGTACCGGTCAACAACCA TGTTGCAAACCTGAGTGGTGAACTGTTCACCCTGCAGCCCAACTTCTGCCCCATCCAGACCACACACACTGtgtccaacaacaacaacaacgcctGGGGAG GTGACTTGCTaaaaccagcccccccccctcaaatcCACAGTCCTGGGGCCCCACTGCACTGTGGGAAAATGCTGCCGGGCGACTTAGACTCTTCATTAGCCAACCTCGTTGGAA ACCTTCAGTTTGGGGGGACGCCAGCTAAAAA ACCAGAGCTCCAGTGGAGCCAGCTGGTGGAGAAGAAGCCGACAGGAGGGGGCGGCTGGCAGTCAAAGACAATGTGCACCAGCACCAACTGGACTCATGCCACCCATCCCATGGCGCCTGCCCCCATGCCTGTCCCTCAGATG AATGGGATGATCTACACTGGCTAC GCTCCAGCACCAATGGCTTTTCCTATGACAACACCCCAAGTGCCTGTGTATGGAA TGTTTGCCCCTCACAAGCTCCCTCCTCAGATGAGTCATCAAATGGGGGGGGTTCCCATGATGCCCCCACAGCCTGTTATGTACAACCAGCCAGTCCTGAGACCCACCAACCCCTTTGGGCCCATACCAGGGACCCAG ATGCACTTCATGTAG
- the LOC130538130 gene encoding phosphatidylinositol-binding clathrin assembly protein-like isoform X3 — translation MSGQSLTDRIAAAQHSMTGSAISKAVCKATTHEVSGPKKKHLDYLIHCTNELNVSIPHLADTLLERTSSNSWIVVFKALITTHHLMMYGNERLMQYVASRNALFNLNNFLDKAALQGYKMSTFIRRYSRYLNEKATSYRTAAVDFTKMKRGADGVMRTMNTEKLIKTLPTIQNQLDALLDFQPNSNELTNGVINTAFMLLFKDSIRLFAAYNEGVINMLEKYFDMKKNQCKEALEIYKTFLNRMTKLSEFLKVAERVGIDQGDSPDLTQAPSSLLEALEQHLASLEGRKLKDLSIASSTGLSLSCIEDKTEDNRLQQHKDDGHKMNDIQTPNASPSTQSVGSGHSSGGATDLFSNSTIVPVNNHVANLSGELFTLQPNFCPIQTTHTVSNNNNNAWGGDLLKPAPPPQIHSPGAPLHCGKMLPGDLDSSLANLVGNLQFGGTPAKKPELQWSQLVEKKPTGGGGWQSKTMCTSTNWTHATHPMAPAPMPVPQMNGMIYTGYAPAPMAFPMTTPQVPVYGMFAPHKLPPQMSHQMGGVPMMPPQPVMYNQPVLRPTNPFGPIPGTQMHFM, via the exons ATGTCGGGACAGTCTCTGACAGACCGGATCGCCGCCGCGCAGCACAGCATGACCGGTTCTGCCATCAGCAAAGCCGTCTGCAAGGCCACGACGCACGAAGTCAGCGGACCCAAGAAGAAACACCTTGACT ACCTGATTCACTGCACCAATGAGCTGAACGTCAGCATCCCCCACCTGGCAGACACCTTGCTGGAGCGCACCTCCAGCAACAGCTGGATTGTGGTTTTCAAAGCGCTCATCACCACCCACCACCTCATGATGTACGGCAACGAG AGATTGATGCAGTACGTCGCCTCCAGAAATGCGCTGTTCAACCTCAACAACTTCCTCGATAAGGCGGCGCTACAAG GGTATAAAATGTCCACTTTCATCAGACGCTACAGTCGTTACCTGAACGAAAAAGCAACATCCTACAGAACAGCAGCCGTGGACTTCACCAAGATGAAGAGAGG GGCCGATGGTGTGATGCGCACAATGAACACTGAGAAGTTAATTAAAACTCTGCCCACAATACAGAACCAGCTAGATGCGCTGCTGGATTTCCAG CCCAACTCCAATGAGCTGACCAATGGCGTGATCAACACAGCCTTCATGCTGCTGTTCAAAGACTCCATTCGCCTTTTTGCGGCCTACAATGAAGGAGTCATCAACATGCTGG AGAAATACTTTGACATGAAGAAGAACCAGTGCAAAGAAGCCCTGGAAATCTACAAGACTTTCCTCAACAGGATGACCAAGTTGTCTGAGTTCCTGAAGGTGGCAGAG CGAGTTGGGATAGATCAGGGCGACAGCCCCGATCTCACACAG GCCCCCAGTTCTCTCTTAGAGGCTCTGGAGCAGCATCTAGCCTCCCTGGAAGGCAGGAAGCTCAAGGATCTATCCATCGCCAGCAG caCTGGACTCTCTCTCAGCTGTATTgaggacaaaacagaagacaacagactgcagcagcacaaG GATGATGGCCACAAGATGAACGATATTCAGACACCCAACGCGTCGCCCAGCACCCAGTCAGTGGGCAGTGGTCACAGCAGCGGAGGAGCCACAGACCTGTTCTCCAACTCAACCATTGTACCGGTCAACAACCA TGTTGCAAACCTGAGTGGTGAACTGTTCACCCTGCAGCCCAACTTCTGCCCCATCCAGACCACACACACTGtgtccaacaacaacaacaacgcctGGGGAG GTGACTTGCTaaaaccagcccccccccctcaaatcCACAGTCCTGGGGCCCCACTGCACTGTGGGAAAATGCTGCCGGGCGACTTAGACTCTTCATTAGCCAACCTCGTTGGAA ACCTTCAGTTTGGGGGGACGCCAGCTAAAAA ACCAGAGCTCCAGTGGAGCCAGCTGGTGGAGAAGAAGCCGACAGGAGGGGGCGGCTGGCAGTCAAAGACAATGTGCACCAGCACCAACTGGACTCATGCCACCCATCCCATGGCGCCTGCCCCCATGCCTGTCCCTCAGATG AATGGGATGATCTACACTGGCTAC GCTCCAGCACCAATGGCTTTTCCTATGACAACACCCCAAGTGCCTGTGTATGGAA TGTTTGCCCCTCACAAGCTCCCTCCTCAGATGAGTCATCAAATGGGGGGGGTTCCCATGATGCCCCCACAGCCTGTTATGTACAACCAGCCAGTCCTGAGACCCACCAACCCCTTTGGGCCCATACCAGGGACCCAG ATGCACTTCATGTAG
- the LOC130538130 gene encoding phosphatidylinositol-binding clathrin assembly protein-like isoform X1 produces the protein MSGQSLTDRIAAAQHSMTGSAISKAVCKATTHEVSGPKKKHLDYLIHCTNELNVSIPHLADTLLERTSSNSWIVVFKALITTHHLMMYGNERLMQYVASRNALFNLNNFLDKAALQGYKMSTFIRRYSRYLNEKATSYRTAAVDFTKMKRGADGVMRTMNTEKLIKTLPTIQNQLDALLDFQPNSNELTNGVINTAFMLLFKDSIRLFAAYNEGVINMLEKYFDMKKNQCKEALEIYKTFLNRMTKLSEFLKVAERVGIDQGDSPDLTQAPSSLLEALEQHLASLEGRKLKDLSIASRSSTLSSAVSSLSSTGLSLSCIEDKTEDNRLQQHKDDGHKMNDIQTPNASPSTQSVGSGHSSGGATDLFSNSTIVPVNNHVANLSGELFTLQPNFCPIQTTHTVSNNNNNAWGGDLLKPAPPPQIHSPGAPLHCGKMLPGDLDSSLANLVGNLQFGGTPAKKPELQWSQLVEKKPTGGGGWQSKTMCTSTNWTHATHPMAPAPMPVPQMNGMIYTGYAPAPMAFPMTTPQVPVYGMFAPHKLPPQMSHQMGGVPMMPPQPVMYNQPVLRPTNPFGPIPGTQMHFM, from the exons ATGTCGGGACAGTCTCTGACAGACCGGATCGCCGCCGCGCAGCACAGCATGACCGGTTCTGCCATCAGCAAAGCCGTCTGCAAGGCCACGACGCACGAAGTCAGCGGACCCAAGAAGAAACACCTTGACT ACCTGATTCACTGCACCAATGAGCTGAACGTCAGCATCCCCCACCTGGCAGACACCTTGCTGGAGCGCACCTCCAGCAACAGCTGGATTGTGGTTTTCAAAGCGCTCATCACCACCCACCACCTCATGATGTACGGCAACGAG AGATTGATGCAGTACGTCGCCTCCAGAAATGCGCTGTTCAACCTCAACAACTTCCTCGATAAGGCGGCGCTACAAG GGTATAAAATGTCCACTTTCATCAGACGCTACAGTCGTTACCTGAACGAAAAAGCAACATCCTACAGAACAGCAGCCGTGGACTTCACCAAGATGAAGAGAGG GGCCGATGGTGTGATGCGCACAATGAACACTGAGAAGTTAATTAAAACTCTGCCCACAATACAGAACCAGCTAGATGCGCTGCTGGATTTCCAG CCCAACTCCAATGAGCTGACCAATGGCGTGATCAACACAGCCTTCATGCTGCTGTTCAAAGACTCCATTCGCCTTTTTGCGGCCTACAATGAAGGAGTCATCAACATGCTGG AGAAATACTTTGACATGAAGAAGAACCAGTGCAAAGAAGCCCTGGAAATCTACAAGACTTTCCTCAACAGGATGACCAAGTTGTCTGAGTTCCTGAAGGTGGCAGAG CGAGTTGGGATAGATCAGGGCGACAGCCCCGATCTCACACAG GCCCCCAGTTCTCTCTTAGAGGCTCTGGAGCAGCATCTAGCCTCCCTGGAAGGCAGGAAGCTCAAGGATCTATCCATCGCCAGCAG ATCCAGCACTTTGTCTAGTGCAgtgtcctctctgtccagcaCTGGACTCTCTCTCAGCTGTATTgaggacaaaacagaagacaacagactgcagcagcacaaG GATGATGGCCACAAGATGAACGATATTCAGACACCCAACGCGTCGCCCAGCACCCAGTCAGTGGGCAGTGGTCACAGCAGCGGAGGAGCCACAGACCTGTTCTCCAACTCAACCATTGTACCGGTCAACAACCA TGTTGCAAACCTGAGTGGTGAACTGTTCACCCTGCAGCCCAACTTCTGCCCCATCCAGACCACACACACTGtgtccaacaacaacaacaacgcctGGGGAG GTGACTTGCTaaaaccagcccccccccctcaaatcCACAGTCCTGGGGCCCCACTGCACTGTGGGAAAATGCTGCCGGGCGACTTAGACTCTTCATTAGCCAACCTCGTTGGAA ACCTTCAGTTTGGGGGGACGCCAGCTAAAAA ACCAGAGCTCCAGTGGAGCCAGCTGGTGGAGAAGAAGCCGACAGGAGGGGGCGGCTGGCAGTCAAAGACAATGTGCACCAGCACCAACTGGACTCATGCCACCCATCCCATGGCGCCTGCCCCCATGCCTGTCCCTCAGATG AATGGGATGATCTACACTGGCTAC GCTCCAGCACCAATGGCTTTTCCTATGACAACACCCCAAGTGCCTGTGTATGGAA TGTTTGCCCCTCACAAGCTCCCTCCTCAGATGAGTCATCAAATGGGGGGGGTTCCCATGATGCCCCCACAGCCTGTTATGTACAACCAGCCAGTCCTGAGACCCACCAACCCCTTTGGGCCCATACCAGGGACCCAG ATGCACTTCATGTAG
- the LOC130538130 gene encoding phosphatidylinositol-binding clathrin assembly protein-like isoform X4: MSGQSLTDRIAAAQHSMTGSAISKAVCKATTHEVSGPKKKHLDYLIHCTNELNVSIPHLADTLLERTSSNSWIVVFKALITTHHLMMYGNERLMQYVASRNALFNLNNFLDKAALQGYKMSTFIRRYSRYLNEKATSYRTAAVDFTKMKRGADGVMRTMNTEKLIKTLPTIQNQLDALLDFQPNSNELTNGVINTAFMLLFKDSIRLFAAYNEGVINMLEKYFDMKKNQCKEALEIYKTFLNRMTKLSEFLKVAEAPSSLLEALEQHLASLEGRKLKDLSIASRSSTLSSAVSSLSSTGLSLSCIEDKTEDNRLQQHKDDGHKMNDIQTPNASPSTQSVGSGHSSGGATDLFSNSTIVPVNNHVANLSGELFTLQPNFCPIQTTHTVSNNNNNAWGGDLLKPAPPPQIHSPGAPLHCGKMLPGDLDSSLANLVGNLQFGGTPAKKPELQWSQLVEKKPTGGGGWQSKTMCTSTNWTHATHPMAPAPMPVPQMNGMIYTGYAPAPMAFPMTTPQVPVYGMFAPHKLPPQMSHQMGGVPMMPPQPVMYNQPVLRPTNPFGPIPGTQMHFM, from the exons ATGTCGGGACAGTCTCTGACAGACCGGATCGCCGCCGCGCAGCACAGCATGACCGGTTCTGCCATCAGCAAAGCCGTCTGCAAGGCCACGACGCACGAAGTCAGCGGACCCAAGAAGAAACACCTTGACT ACCTGATTCACTGCACCAATGAGCTGAACGTCAGCATCCCCCACCTGGCAGACACCTTGCTGGAGCGCACCTCCAGCAACAGCTGGATTGTGGTTTTCAAAGCGCTCATCACCACCCACCACCTCATGATGTACGGCAACGAG AGATTGATGCAGTACGTCGCCTCCAGAAATGCGCTGTTCAACCTCAACAACTTCCTCGATAAGGCGGCGCTACAAG GGTATAAAATGTCCACTTTCATCAGACGCTACAGTCGTTACCTGAACGAAAAAGCAACATCCTACAGAACAGCAGCCGTGGACTTCACCAAGATGAAGAGAGG GGCCGATGGTGTGATGCGCACAATGAACACTGAGAAGTTAATTAAAACTCTGCCCACAATACAGAACCAGCTAGATGCGCTGCTGGATTTCCAG CCCAACTCCAATGAGCTGACCAATGGCGTGATCAACACAGCCTTCATGCTGCTGTTCAAAGACTCCATTCGCCTTTTTGCGGCCTACAATGAAGGAGTCATCAACATGCTGG AGAAATACTTTGACATGAAGAAGAACCAGTGCAAAGAAGCCCTGGAAATCTACAAGACTTTCCTCAACAGGATGACCAAGTTGTCTGAGTTCCTGAAGGTGGCAGAG GCCCCCAGTTCTCTCTTAGAGGCTCTGGAGCAGCATCTAGCCTCCCTGGAAGGCAGGAAGCTCAAGGATCTATCCATCGCCAGCAG ATCCAGCACTTTGTCTAGTGCAgtgtcctctctgtccagcaCTGGACTCTCTCTCAGCTGTATTgaggacaaaacagaagacaacagactgcagcagcacaaG GATGATGGCCACAAGATGAACGATATTCAGACACCCAACGCGTCGCCCAGCACCCAGTCAGTGGGCAGTGGTCACAGCAGCGGAGGAGCCACAGACCTGTTCTCCAACTCAACCATTGTACCGGTCAACAACCA TGTTGCAAACCTGAGTGGTGAACTGTTCACCCTGCAGCCCAACTTCTGCCCCATCCAGACCACACACACTGtgtccaacaacaacaacaacgcctGGGGAG GTGACTTGCTaaaaccagcccccccccctcaaatcCACAGTCCTGGGGCCCCACTGCACTGTGGGAAAATGCTGCCGGGCGACTTAGACTCTTCATTAGCCAACCTCGTTGGAA ACCTTCAGTTTGGGGGGACGCCAGCTAAAAA ACCAGAGCTCCAGTGGAGCCAGCTGGTGGAGAAGAAGCCGACAGGAGGGGGCGGCTGGCAGTCAAAGACAATGTGCACCAGCACCAACTGGACTCATGCCACCCATCCCATGGCGCCTGCCCCCATGCCTGTCCCTCAGATG AATGGGATGATCTACACTGGCTAC GCTCCAGCACCAATGGCTTTTCCTATGACAACACCCCAAGTGCCTGTGTATGGAA TGTTTGCCCCTCACAAGCTCCCTCCTCAGATGAGTCATCAAATGGGGGGGGTTCCCATGATGCCCCCACAGCCTGTTATGTACAACCAGCCAGTCCTGAGACCCACCAACCCCTTTGGGCCCATACCAGGGACCCAG ATGCACTTCATGTAG